One Armatimonadota bacterium DNA segment encodes these proteins:
- a CDS encoding NDP-sugar synthase, translating into MKGLILAGGKSTRLYPLTLNIPKPMVPILNRPFLEHMIEWLRSHDIRDIVLTTGYLPHAIREHFKSGAGHGVKLEYVVEEEPLGTGGAIKNAEPLLGDAFFVFNGDILTGLDLREMARHHRRSGASVSISLTWVEDPTAYGVIETDACGRIVRFREKPAPDEVATHYINAGTYIFEPQALAEMPAGTRFSIERDFYPQALARAMHMHGYRDSSYWLDIGTAEKYLQAHRDMLTGKLECRETGRQVECGAWVGAETEISPEARITPPVLMGAGCVIAARARVGPHAVLGDGVRVGEGAAVADSVLWSHAAVGAEATVERSVVGSDVIIPAGARLVGEARAGQEQAAARAT; encoded by the coding sequence ATGAAAGGGCTGATCCTCGCGGGAGGAAAGAGCACGCGGCTGTACCCCCTCACTCTCAACATACCAAAGCCGATGGTGCCGATACTGAATCGGCCGTTTCTCGAACACATGATTGAGTGGCTGCGCAGCCACGATATTCGCGATATCGTCCTCACCACCGGCTACCTGCCACACGCGATCCGAGAGCACTTCAAGTCCGGGGCCGGCCACGGCGTCAAGCTCGAATACGTGGTCGAAGAGGAACCGCTGGGCACCGGGGGCGCGATCAAGAACGCCGAGCCTCTGTTGGGCGACGCGTTTTTCGTTTTCAACGGGGACATTCTGACCGGTCTCGACCTGCGGGAAATGGCGCGTCACCATCGGCGCAGTGGCGCGTCGGTAAGCATTTCCCTGACCTGGGTTGAGGATCCCACGGCCTACGGGGTGATCGAAACCGATGCGTGCGGGCGCATCGTGCGCTTCCGCGAGAAGCCCGCACCCGACGAGGTGGCGACTCACTATATCAACGCCGGCACTTACATCTTCGAGCCGCAAGCGCTGGCGGAGATGCCGGCGGGGACGCGCTTCTCCATCGAAAGGGACTTCTACCCGCAGGCGCTGGCGCGCGCCATGCACATGCACGGGTACCGCGACAGCTCTTACTGGCTGGACATCGGCACCGCGGAGAAGTACCTCCAGGCCCATCGCGATATGCTCACCGGGAAGCTGGAGTGCCGCGAGACGGGGCGGCAGGTCGAATGCGGAGCGTGGGTCGGCGCCGAGACGGAGATATCGCCGGAGGCGCGGATTACGCCGCCGGTGCTGATGGGCGCGGGCTGCGTGATCGCCGCGCGGGCGCGCGTCGGGCCCCATGCCGTACTGGGCGATGGGGTGCGCGTCGGCGAGGGCGCGGCGGTGGCCGACAGCGTCTTGTGGAGCCACGCTGCGGTGGGCGCCGAGGCGACGGTCGAGCGCTCGGTCGTTGGAAGCGATGTCATCATCCCCGCGGGAGCGCGGTTGGTCGGCGAAGCCCGGGCCGGGCAGGAGCAAGCGGCCGCGCGCGCGACCTAG